One stretch of Schizosaccharomyces pombe strain 972h- genome assembly, chromosome: III DNA includes these proteins:
- a CDS encoding amino-acid permease — MDASVSLLPEGESLHRSLSASQIQMLAFGGIIGTGLFLGIGSSLAESGPASLLISFSVLGVSVYCTMLALGEMSVYMPVAGSFCTYVGRYVDEALSFSLTWNYWLNDTIALASHVLATRLVVDFWLIPTEGDPVSASLSLPPWKEAVRIITPITSLSANIILNMLPVGGFGEIEYWLSSIKVFTVAAFIVNGILCNLGVNNEKKFIGFRYWKDPGAFNNGIIGVISSFVNAAFAYAGTESIALTAGEAKSPITTLPKAIRFTAHRVLLLYIISVLVVGINLPYNTPGLDGDSVRMSPFTFVFKKFGVPGAASIMNLVILSSALSAGNHSLYAGTRLLYSLAKSGHAPKVFSKCNKHGIPWLSVLATSATAILCLMSSQAGKTWGFLLNVIAVSNQISWIFIAVSSLRFRKALRVQGKTHRLYFPNWTYPVGPYIIILLNGVFLFLQGYKSLYPFRLSLFVSYYMEIPIVLGLYLIWKIYKKTKLVSSSEADLETDWKSLEDTDSA; from the coding sequence ATGGATGCAAGTGTAAGTCTCCTTCCAGAAGGAGAATCTCTTCATCGCTCTTTATCGGCCAGCCAGATTCAAATGTTAGCATTTGGGGGCATTATTGGAACTGGTCTTTTTTTAGGAATTGGCTCTAGTTTGGCGGAATCGGGTCCTGCTTCCCTACTGATTTCATTCTCTGTACTTGGTGTAAGCGTTTATTGTACCATGCTAGCGCTTGGCGAAATGTCCGTCTATATGCCAGTGGCTGGCTCTTTTTGTACATATGTAGGCCGATATGTAGATGAGGCCCTGAGCTTTTCCCTTACTTGGAATTACTGGCTGAATGATACGATTGCTTTAGCAAGCCATGTTTTAGCAACTCGATTGGTAGTTGATTTTTGGTTAATACCTACTGAGGGTGATCCTGTAAGTGCATCTCTCTCCTTGCCTCCTTGGAAAGAGGCCGTCCGAATCATTACGCCGATCACTTCGTTGTCTGCAAATATCATTCTTAATATGCTTCCCGTTGGCGGTTTTGGCGAGATCGAGTACTGGCTTTCCAGCATCAAGGTATTCACGGTGGCTGCATTTATTGTTAATGGCATTTTATGCAACCTCGGAGTTAACAAtgagaaaaaattcattggATTTCGCTATTGGAAAGATCCAGGAGCCTTCAATAATGGTATTATTGGTGTCATAAGTAGTTTCGTCAATGCTGCTTTTGCCTATGCTGGCACTGAGTCAATCGCTCTCACCGCTGGTGAAGCCAAGTCTCCAATTACCACATTACCCAAAGCAATTCGCTTTACAGCACATCGTGTTTTGTTGCTCTATATAATTAGTGTCTTGGTTGTTGGTATTAATCTGCCTTATAATACTCCCGGTCTCGACGGCGACTCTGTACGCATGTCCCCGTtcacttttgttttcaaaaaattcggCGTTCCCGGTGCGGCGAGTATAATGAATTTGGTTATATTGTCATCAGCATTATCAGCAGGAAACCACTCTTTATACGCTGGAACTCGTCTGCTGTATTCCTTGGCCAAATCTGGTCATGCGCCTAAAGTGTTTTCCAAATGTAACAAGCATGGAATTCCTTGGCTGTCAGTGCTTGCTACCAGTGCAACTGCAATTTTGTGTCTCATGTCTTCACAAGCTGGAAAGACATGGGGCTTTTTACTAAACGTCATTGCCGTCTCCAACCAGATTTCATGGATATTCATTGCCGTTTCAAGTTTACGATTTCGCAAAGCTTTACGAGTTCAGGGAAAAACCCATAGACTGTATTTTCCCAACTGGACCTATCCCGTAGGCCCttatattattatcttATTAAATGGcgtatttcttttcctaCAAGGCTACAAGAGTCTCTATCCTTTTCGTCTTTCGCTTTTCGTTAGTTATTACATGGAGATACCCATTGTGCTTGGATTATATCTAATTTGGAAGATTTATAAGAAGACCAAATTGGTCAGTTCAAGTGAAGCTGATTTGGAAACAGATTGGAAATCCTTAGAGGACACTGACTCTGCATGA
- a CDS encoding cysteine transporter has protein sequence MTESIISSRTASISSKEGYEIRQGSTDSSSLDLEKKENAVDTTIAKPFDSDEDIADVEKAGGKKINNSLIDETFAFMQDAKKLDPLTPKQESKLKWKLYIYLLLMLGFLDMMLFIGKATLSYSTILGLFDDVHITSNQYNNLNTLFYVGYIVGQFPGHYIMQTFPLGKFVGLVTFSWSVIVFLHCCAYNYGGLIALRFFLGFTESCLLPAMEATMGMFFTHQEQAFLQPVFWISCLSCGIPAGFIAYGLEFVTKSIAPWKLFMIITGGITFFLSIFLFFYYPDNPSKARFLTDEEKLYTIDRVRKSTRGGIENKIFKKHQFIEALKDPITWLFTFAAFTLMLSNNLAYQQNLIFTSLNVSDLNSTLVGVALAGYNTVSAIIATFAMYLIPNQSAYHAMFWMLPSITGGIAFVALPWSNRIGELATMIIASDFGITYIIALGWTTATSTGYTKKLTRGLMFMVGYAIANIISPQLWQSRDAPRYYPAWIVQIVVAWFVTPIIYLVARVILARRNKQRKELKDKKIAEGSLETIEKTYVDTVDEFGNPVKVLIDNSMLDLTDMENLNFVYPL, from the coding sequence ATGACCGAGTCTATCATCTCATCTCGTACTGCATCGATTTCCTCGAAAGAGGGTTACGAAATAAGACAGGGCTCCACCGACTCGAGTTCTCTTGATTTggagaaaaaggaaaatgcCGTTGATACTACAATTGCTAAACCCTTTGACTCTGATGAGGATATCGCCGACGTGGAAAAAGCTGGtgggaaaaaaataaacaattcttTGATCGATGaaacttttgcttttatgCAAGATGCCAAGAAGTTGGATCCCTTGACCCCTAAACAAGAGAGTAAACTTAAGTGGAAACTGTACATTTATTTGTTGCTAATGTTGGGTTTTTTGGATATGATGCTTTTCATTGGTAAGGCGACACTTAGCTATTCAACTATTCTGGGTCTTTTTGATGATGTACACATCACCTCCAATCAATACAATAATTTGAATACTCTGTTTTATGTCGGCTATATCGTAGGTCAATTTCCCGGTCACTACATCATGCAAACTTTTCCTCTTGGAAAATTTGTCGGCCTTGTCACCTTTTCTTGGAGTGTAATCgtttttttgcattgttGCGCCTATAATTACGGAGGTCTTATTGCCCTTCGATTTTTCCTTGGCTTTACTGAGTCTTGCTTACTACCAGCTATGGAGGCTACTATGGGCATGTTTTTTACTCATCAAGAACAGGCATTTCTGCAGCCTGTATTTTGGATCTCATGTCTAAGCTGCGGTATTCCTGCTGGTTTTATTGCCTATGGCCTTGAGTTTGTCACGAAAAGCATTGCACCCTGGAAGCTCTTTATGATCATTACCGGTGGTATTACATTCTTCTTAAgtattttccttttcttctaCTATCCAGACAATCCATCAAAGGCCAGATTTTTAACTGACGAGGAAAAATTGTATACCATTGATCGTGTACGCAAGTCCACTAGGGGTGGAATTGAAAACAAGATTTTCAAGAAGCACCAATTTATAGAAGCGCTGAAAGATCCAATTACTTGGCTATTTACTTTTGCCGCCTTCACACTCATGCTCTCTAACAACTTGGCTTATCAACAAAatcttatttttacaagtttAAACGTCTCAGACCTCAATTCTACTTTAGTTGGCGTTGCTCTTGCTGGATATAATACTGTGAGCGCTATTATTGCTACTTTTGCCATGTATCTTATTCCAAATCAAAGTGCATACCATGCTATGTTTTGGATGCTGCCCAGTATTACTGGAGGTATTGCTTTCGTAGCCCTGCCTTGGTCCAACAGAATTGGAGAGTTGGCTACTATGATTATTGCATCCGATTTTGGTATCACATACATCATTGCTTTAGGATGGACCACTGCTACATCCACTGGCTATACGAAAAAACTGACTCGTGGTTTGATGTTTATGGTTGGATATGCCATTGCCAACATCATTTCACCTCAGCTATGGCAAAGCCGTGATGCACCTAGATATTATCCGGCGTGGATTGTGCAAATCGTAGTTGCATGGTTTGTCACACCCATAATTTACCTGGTAGCACGAGTGATTTTGGCAAGACGCAATAAGCAGAGAAAGGAATTGAAAGATAAGAAAATTGCGGAAGGCAGTCTGGAAACCATAGAAAAGACTTATGTTGACACAGTGGATGAATTCGGCAATCCCGTCAAAGTACTGATTGATAATTCTATGTTGGATTTAACTGACATGGAAAACTTAAACTTTGTTTATCCtctttaa
- the xan1 gene encoding alpha-ketoglutarate-dependent xanthine dioxygenase Xan1, giving the protein MSATATTTVVEPPTTTLTGATEPPFTAYTTSQGLRVSPVPLPEHNTDVGFGALIENVDLNNLSDEQFEDIRKALFEHQVVCFPNQHNLPPETQYAITHRFDPESSTYGHGNRTNQQNNSILHPDLHTLPGVPQVQLIGHGVVKDHYGLEEVRLKHPHHRTFHRDPISEEEEKEKQVTRFYRWHIDAALYDYNPPVVTTLLAVNAPQGTQTLRYDDKSGHEMPVPLGSTAFASGYRMYELLTDEEKKVAARTRVQYFPHAYVTINKARALPNGLGMYSEGLELDKSELPPWEESRVKTFPLLWKNPVTGKLALQTHGCCAEKILIDNEDGTTTVIDDLPKVREILYNYQRPGINPERVYCHDWKNGDFVIFHNRGVTHCITGAYRDDQTRIFHQCNLAASHPPAGPSEEDIAAM; this is encoded by the coding sequence ATGTCTGCCACTGCTACTACTACGGTTGTGGAACCTCCTACCACCACTTTGACTGGTGCTACCGAGCCACCATTTACTGCTTATACCACTTCTCAAGGTCTTCGTGTTTCCCCTGTTCCATTGCCGGAACACAATACTGATGTTGGATTTGGTGCTTTGATCGAAAATGTTGACTTGAATAACCTCTCGGATGAACAATTCGAAGATATCCGTAAGGCTCTTTTCGAACATCAAGTGGTTTGTTTCCCCAATCAACACAATTTACCCCCAGAGACTCAGTACGCTATCACCCATCGCTTTGATCCCGAGTCTTCTACCTATGGTCACGGCAATCGTACAAATCAGCAAAACAACAGCATCTTACATCCCGATTTGCACACCCTTCCCGGTGTTCCTCAAGTACAACTCATTGGTCATGGTGTTGTGAAGGATCATTACGGTCTTGAAGAGGTCCGACTTAAACATCCTCATCATCGAACTTTCCATCGTGATCCCATTTCTGAggaggaagaaaaagaaaaacaagtCACCCGTTTTTATCGTTGGCATATCGATGCTGCCCTTTATGACTATAACCCTCCTGTAGTCACTACCCTTCTCGCCGTTAATGCTCCACAAGGCACCCAAACTCTTCGATATGATGATAAGTCTGGCCATGAGATGCCTGTTCCATTAGGTTCGACAGCTTTCGCCTCAGGCTATCGCATGTACGAATTGCTCACTGACGAGGAAAAGAAGGTGGCTGCTCGTACTCGCGTTCAATATTTCCCTCATGCCTACGTTACAATCAATAAAGCTAGAGCCCTTCCCAATGGTTTGGGTATGTATTCTGAGGGACTTGAGCTTGACAAGTCTGAATTACCTCCTTGGGAGGAGAGCAGGGTTAAAACATTCCCTCTTCTTTGGAAAAATCCTGTAACCGGAAAGCTTGCCTTGCAGACTCACGGATGCTGTGCTGAGAAAATCCTAATCGACAACGAAGATGGCACCACCACTGTGATCGATGATCTTCCTAAAGTTCGTGAAATCTTGTATAATTATCAACGCCCTGGCATCAACCCTGAACGTGTTTATTGTCACGATTGGAAAAATGGTGACTTTGTTATTTTCCATAACCGCGGTGTTACTCATTGTATCACTGGTGCTTACAGAGATGATCAGACTCGTATTTTCCACCAATGCAACCTTGCTGCCTCTCATCCTCCTGCCGGGCCTTCTGAAGAAGACATTGCTGCCATGTAA
- a CDS encoding hydantoin racemase family protein: MPTILVINPNSSTFITTSMEEKLVPLVPSDVKLRFLTCPQPGAAVIDSITEATLTAALVFQALTPSVLDGVDAIAVACYSPTPLVDMIRESFALPCMGIVQASVLSALSVGQRIGILTSTYRSECLLYELLDSFGVSRTRVAAIASTGRTVLQLSQMPSQERETLLVQKAQELANTKGADVICLGGAALAAIRDQIQVAVGPNIPIIDGVHAAVELLAGLARQNLHTSKFGIYTYP, from the coding sequence ATGCCTACCATTCTCGTCATCAATCCAAACTCTTCCACCTTCATCACAACATCCATGGAAGAAAAACTCGTTCCCCTAGTGCCTTCAGATGTAAAGTTGCGCTTTCTAACTTGTCCTCAACCCGGTGCTGCTGTCATCGACTCCATCACAGAGGCAACCTTGACAGCTGCTCTAGTCTTCCAAGCCCTAACTCCTAGTGTCTTGGATGGTGTCGATGCTATAGCTGTTGCCTGTTATTCCCCCACTCCTCTAGTCGACATGATTCGTGAGTCATTTGCTTTACCCTGCATGGGCATTGTGCAAGCGTCTGTCCTCAGTGCCTTATCGGTTGGTCAGCGCATCGGCATCCTTACAAGTACATATCGTTCCGAATGTTTGCTTTACGAATTACTCGATTCTTTTGGTGTTTCGCGCACTCGAGTGGCCGCCATTGCTTCTACAGGTCGCACAGTTTTGCAACTTTCGCAAATGCCTTCACAAGAGCGTGAAACCCTTCTTGTCCAAAAGGCCCAAGAACTGGCAAACACAAAGGGTGCAGATGTCATTTGTTTAGGTGGTGCTGCTTTAGCAGCTATTCGTGATCAGATTCAGGTTGCCGTAGGTCCCAATATTCCCATCATTGATGGTGTACATGCGGCTGTTGAGTTACTTGCTGGCCTAGCTCGTCAAAATCTTCATACATCAAAGTTTGGCATCTATACGTATCCATAA
- the tpx1 gene encoding thioredoxin peroxidase Tpx1 produces the protein MSLQIGKPAPDFKGTAVVNGAFEEIKLADYKGKWVFLGFYPLDFTFVCPTEIVAFSEAASKFAERNAQVILTSTDSEYSHLAFINTPRKEGGLGGINIPLLADPSHKVSRDYGVLIEDAGVAFRGLFLIDPKGVLRQITINDLPVGRSVDEALRLLDAFQFVEEHGEVCPANWHKGSDTIDTKNPEKYFSKH, from the coding sequence ATGAGTTTGCAAATCGGTAAACCTGCTCCCGACTTCAAGGGTACTGCCGTTGTTAACGGTGCTTTCGAGGAAATCAAGTTGGCCGATTACAAGGGTAAATGGGTCTTCTTGGGCTTCTATCCCCTTGACTTTACCTTTGTTTGTCCCACTGAGATTGTTGCTTTCTCTGAGGCCGCCTCCAAGTTTGCTGAACGTAATGCTCAAGTCATCTTGACCTCCACCGATTCCGAGTACTCTCACCTTGCCTTCATCAACACTCCTCGTAAGGAAGGTGGCCTTGGTGGCATTAACATTCCCCTTTTGGCCGACCCTAGCCATAAGGTTTCCCGTGACTATGGTGTCTTGATCGAGGATGCCGGTGTTGCTTTCCGTGGTCTTTTCTTGATCGACCCCAAGGGTGTTTTGCGTCAAATCACCATCAATGATCTCCCCGTTGGCCGTTCTGTCGACGAGGCTCTCCGTCTTCTCGATGCCTTCCAATTCGTTGAGGAGCACGGTGAGGTTTGCCCTGCCAACTGGCACAAGGGTTCCGATACCATTGACACCAAAAACCCCGAGAAGTACTTTTCCAAGCACTAG
- the bxi1 gene encoding BAX inhibitor family protein Bxi1 gives MPANYQSVPQDDPSVPNLAQAPPAYSEYNESATENPAVDQFKNTTPVAECAKSIRMAFLRKVYAILTAQLFVTSLFGGIFYLHPAFSFWVQMHPWFLILNFFISLVVLFGLIMKPYSYPRNYIFLFLFTALEGLTLGTAITFFSARIILEAVFITLGVFVALTAFTFQSKWDFSRLGGFLYVSLWSLILTPLIFFFVPSTPFIDMAFAGFGTLVFCGYILFDTYNILHRYSPEEFIMSSLMLYLDFINLFIRILQILGMLQNNDNN, from the coding sequence ATGCCTGCAAATTACCAATCTGTGCCTCAGGATGATCCTTCAGTGCCAAATTTGGCTCAGGCTCCTCCCGCCTATTCCGAATATAATGAATCTGCTACCGAAAATCCCGCTGTTGatcaatttaaaaatactacGCCCGTTGCTGAATGCGCCAAAAGCATTCGCATGGCCTTTTTAAGAAAGGTTTATGCCATTCTCACTGCTCAGCTTTTTGTCACTTCTTTATTTGGTGGCATTTTCTACCTACATCctgctttttctttttgggTTCAAATGCACCCATGGTTCTTGATTCTCAACTTCTTCATCTCTCTGGTTGTTTTGTTTGGTCTAATTATGAAGCCGTATTCCTATCCGCGTAATtacatttttcttttccttttcactGCACTTGAAGGATTGACTCTGGGTACCGCCATCACATTCTTCAGCGCTCGTATTATTCTTGAAGCTGTCTTCATTACACTTGGAGTGTTTGTCGCATTAACGGCTTTTACATTCCAGTCAAAATGGGACTTCAGCCGACTTGGAGGATTTCTATACGTTTCTTTATGGTCCCTTATCCTCACCcctttaatatttttctttgtacCATCTACGCCATTTATAGACATGGCTTTTGCTGGTTTCGGAACACTTGTATTTTGTGGTTACATCTTGTTTGATACATACAACATCCTTCACCGTTACTCACCGGAGGAGTTTATTATGTCGAGTTTAATGCTTTATCTTGATttcatcaatttatttattcgtATTTTGCAGATTCTTGGAATGCTCCAAAATAATGACAATAACTAA
- the sac3 gene encoding nuclear export factor sac3, with product MEKRNETGNNRLKRSNNRGKSKKDWKDASVETTPRETSVDEDNTSVFEDVEAQDSRQKRFSSTLEGNRFEELRSLREKEREVAIQNGLIDDPTKPRQLDEAVTFVGTCPDMCPEYEREQREYQNNLERWEINPETGRVDKNLAVKAFHRPAAGNEQALPSDVRPPPVLKKSLDYLVDKIVCGPDPLENTHFFVRDRTRSIRQDFTLQNCRDLDAVACHERIARYHILCIHQLCEKKQFSAQQEVEQLRKGILQSLCEFYDDLRKVKIRCPNEPEFRSYAIITHLRDPDVVRQSQILPIEIFDDQRVQLALRLSALAQKNNERVGHILPRNTEACPNLYTRFFKLVQSPAVTYLMACLLESHFMSIRKGALKAMRKAFMSAHANFPCGDLKRILHFDTVEQAASFSRYYGLEVSDDNGELSINLNKTAFFNDSKPDFRQLFSQTLVESKLQNRSFADIINGSRYNIDRVSPNTAFSTNIPLSLPFANKEPQPIAGFKKNTPETSVVSKNLSTFNGKFNVNAPVFTPRSFPTKPFSATDISSVQPTNLPNGSTNGTETFIPPVQNSITSNKEAVKPIKNKPKPISFESLSAVGNLIISDSLSRIVRQILQNLYTEWVHEKTNLVFATMFRTIFREVLLDGIASEVYLKSLKKHAISQISVRAHHSWVKKQEKMMLEMREKNRQEKYFSVLNSVVKAESSNITRLPIKRTFYGDTRNLDKASEKLRAEHDRTRRLWKPVLMDSLFSNLQKFPVYEDWHLLIFNASTSSMMKTWLCAKFSLKETNKTSFWHSSYNLFNRQYHVDMPDNVSDLPQTRLCYGACVYNVGLLDEEKRKDLANSDLNSSPKLIQGNDSRSAHESSANKLFSFVHDISRLTITKLPLLLIFWSDSNLDMQGITQKYRFLELITSTWSAISSIHVLTITNDRDMDLEHSLKVLLDNVTVEKSPFAQLEELEVVRKKREAEIEASSKTVKRLASNNKFLTDSNVEGLLEAPTSLENSLVEDDKWASLRQKIKAARDLLKKVETFY from the exons ATGGAAAAGCGGAATGAGACTGGTAATAATCGATTAAAAAGGTCTAATAACAGAGGGAAATCGAAGAAGGATTGGAAAGACGCCTCTGTGGAAACAACGCCGCGAGAAACTTCAGTCGACGAAGATAATACTAGTGTTTTCGAGGATGTGGAAGCACAGGACAGTCGACAAAAACGGTTCTCTTCTACGTTAGAAGGAAACAGGTTCGAAGAATTGAGAAGTCTTCGTGAGAAGGAACGTGAAGTAGCAATCCAAAATGGCTTAATCGATGATCCTACGAAACCAAGACAACTAGATGAGGCCGTAACGTTTGTTGGTACTTGCCCCGATATGTGTCCTGAATATGAACGTGAACAAAGAGAAtatcaaaataatttggaaCGGTGGGAGATTAATCCAGAAACGGGTCGTGTCGATAAGAATCTTGCTGTAAAGGCTTTTCATCGTCCTGCGGCCGGTAATGAGCAAGCGTTACCCTCAGATGTTCGACCACCTCCAGTTTTAAAg AAATCGCTCGATTATTTGGTTGATAAAATAGTCTGTGGTCCTGATCCACTTGAGAATACACATTTCTTTGTACGTGACCGTACTCGATCTATTCGACAGGATTTTACACTTCAGAATTGTCGTGATTTGGATGCAGTTGCTTGTCACGAACGTATAGCCCGATATCATATATTATGTATTCATCAACTGTGTGAGAAGAAACAATTTAGCGCTCAACAAGAAGTTGAACAGTTACGAAAAGGTA TATTGCAATCTTTATGTGAATTTTATGATGATTTAAGAAAAGTTAAAATTCGATGTCCAAATGAACCAGAATTCCGAAGTTATGCAATTATAACGCATTTACGTGATCCGGATGTTGTCAGACAATCCCAAATCCTACCAATAGAAATATTTGACGATCAAAGAGTGCAGCTAGCTCTTCGATTGTCAGCGCTGgcgcaaaaaaataatgagcGGGTTGGTCATATCCTTCCGCGAAACACCGAAGCATGTCCTAATCTTTACACTCGGTTTTTCAAATTGGTTCAATCTCCTGCCGTAACATATTTAATGGCTTGTCTTTTAGAATCTCACTTCATGTCTATTCGAAAAGGTGCTCTAAAAGCCATGCGTAAGGCATTTATGTCAGCCCATGCCAATTTCCCCTGTGGGGATTTGAAGCGTATACTACATTTTGATACTGTAGAGCAAGCCGCTTCGTTTTCTCGGTACTACGGACTAGAAGTCTCTGATGATAATGGCGAGCTCAGTATAAATCTGAATAAAACAGCATTCTTTAATG ATTCCAAACCTGATTTTCGACAGTTGTTTTCACAAACACTTGTCGAGTCCAAACTTCAAAATCGCTCATTTGCTGATATTATAAACGGTTCTCGTTACAATATAGACCGGGTTTCTCCGAACACAGCTTTTTCAACTAATATTCCTTTATCATTGCCATTCGCTAATAAAGAGCCACAACCTATTGctggttttaaaaaaaatacaccTGAGACTTCGGTAGTATCAAAGAACCTTAGTACTTTTAATGGGAAATTTAACGTAAATGCTCCTGTTTTTACTCCTCGATCTTTTCCTACTAAACCTTTTTCTGCTACTGACATTTCGTCAGTCCAACCCACAAACCTACCAAATGGATCCACTAACGGTACGGAAACATTTATTCCTCCTGTTCAAAATTCAATCACCTCAAATAAGGAAGCTGTGAAAcctattaaaaataagcCAAAACCTATTTCCTTCGAGTCTTTATCTGCTGTAGGTAATTTAATCATATCTGATTCCCTCTCTCGAATAGTTCGtcaaattttgcaaaacttATACACTGAATGGGTTCATGAAAAAACCAATTTAGTTTTTGCAACTATGTTCCGTACTATTTTCCGAGAAGTTTTGCTTGATGGTATTGCTTCTGAGGTATATCTAAAATCTCTGAAAAAGCATGCTATATCACAGATCTCCGTTAGAGCTCATCATTCGTGggtaaaaaaacaagaaaaaatgatgttGGAGATGCGTGAGAAAAATCGTCAAGAAAAGTACTTTTCTGTTTTGAATTCTGTAGTCAAGGCTGAAAGTTCAAATATAACAAGGCTGCCTATAAAGAGAACGTTTTATGGGGATACCAGGAATCTTGATAAAGCTTCGGAAAAATTGCGCGCTGAACACGATCGAACTCGCAGATTGTGGAAACCAGTATTAATGGATTcacttttttctaatttacaaaaatttcctGTATATGAAGATTGGcatttattgatttttaatgCTTCCACAAGTTCAATGATGAAAACATGGCTGTGTGCCAAGTTCAGCTTGAAAGAAACTAACAAAACATCATTTTGGCATTCTTCGtataatttattcaatCGGCAATATCATGTTGATATGCCGGATAATGTATCAGATTTACCCCAAACTAGGCTATGTTATGGTGCTTGCGTTTATAATGTTGGTTTACTTgatgaagagaaaagaaaagatttaGCTAATTCAGACTTGAATTCGTCTCCGAAACTCATTCAAGGCAATGATAGTCGAAGTGCGCATGAATCCTCGGCAAATAaactattttcttttgtgcATGATATTTCGAGGTTAACAATTACGAAGCTACCacttttgttaattttttggtcCGACAGTAATTTGGATATGCAGGGAATCACACAAAAATACCGCTTTTTGGAACTGATTACTTCCACCTGGTCAGCAATTTCAAGCATTCATGTTTTAACAATAACAAATGATCGAGACATGGATTTGGAGCACAGTTTGAAGGTATTATTAGACAATGTTACGGTTGAAAAATCACCCTTTGCCCAACTGGAGGAATTGGAAGTAGTGCGCAAGAAAAGAGAGGCAGAAATTGAGGCAAGTTCTAAAACGGTTAAGAGACTCGCTAGCAACAATAAATTTCTAACGGATTCCAATGTTGAAGGTTTATTAGAGGCCCCGACGAGTCTTGAAAACTCGTTAGTGGAAGACGATAAATGGGCATCGCTAcgacaaaaaataaaagcagCTAGAGATCTCTTGAAAAAGgttgaaactttttattaa